The following are encoded in a window of Halosolutus halophilus genomic DNA:
- a CDS encoding Lrp/AsnC family transcriptional regulator has protein sequence MSQRIDEIDEQILYYLTQEARHTSAPDIAEKVDVSAPTVRNRIRRLEEEGVIVGYHAHVNYERANGLLTNLFLCSTSATDRQEMAQRVLEIPGIINVREVMTGKGDLGIKAVGTDTDDLTRIAQDITTLGIEIDDEALIHREYFRPYAQFGPREREPISPVTGVAGLAGGANVIEVVVNDGAPIAGRTLQEANESGLIPSDVLVVRIDREDRAITPTGETVIKQGDFVTIHSRSGISEGTLEVFTGS, from the coding sequence ATGAGCCAGCGTATCGATGAGATTGATGAACAAATATTGTATTATCTCACGCAAGAGGCGCGGCATACGTCTGCACCGGATATCGCTGAGAAAGTAGATGTCTCTGCTCCGACGGTCCGTAATCGGATCCGTCGACTCGAAGAAGAAGGTGTTATCGTAGGGTACCACGCGCATGTGAATTATGAACGCGCCAACGGATTGCTGACGAACCTGTTCCTGTGCAGTACGTCAGCAACTGACCGGCAGGAGATGGCTCAGCGTGTGCTCGAAATTCCAGGTATTATTAACGTTAGAGAGGTCATGACGGGCAAAGGGGATCTTGGAATTAAGGCGGTTGGCACGGATACCGACGATCTTACACGCATCGCGCAAGATATCACCACGCTCGGAATCGAAATCGACGATGAGGCCCTAATCCACCGAGAATACTTTCGTCCATACGCTCAGTTCGGACCCAGAGAAAGAGAACCGATCTCACCAGTGACCGGTGTTGCAGGCCTCGCTGGGGGCGCGAACGTGATCGAAGTTGTTGTCAACGACGGAGCACCGATTGCAGGTAGGACCCTCCAGGAAGCTAATGAAAGTGGTCTAATACCCTCGGACGTGCTGGTCGTAAGAATCGACCGAGAAGATCGGGCTATCACACCGACTGGAGAGACGGTGATCAAGCAGGGTGACTTCGTTACGATCCACTCGCGGTCGGGAATTTCCGAGGGTACACTAGAAGTATTTACTGGTAGTTAG
- a CDS encoding universal stress protein, with the protein MGNPHGPSQTDLLAHVLVPVANEDDAEKTAMALEPYDPDHVTALHVVEKGEGVPDKTPVEQSEELAAESYAAVRRVFPDADDHTAYARDIVGAIFEAADEVDASAIAYRSRGGNRIMQFLSGDLSIKLVTGADRPVIALPRTDTDE; encoded by the coding sequence ATGGGCAACCCACACGGCCCCTCGCAAACTGATCTTCTCGCTCACGTTCTCGTTCCGGTCGCAAACGAGGATGATGCCGAGAAGACGGCGATGGCGCTCGAACCGTACGACCCCGATCACGTGACGGCGCTCCACGTCGTCGAAAAGGGGGAGGGAGTGCCGGACAAAACGCCCGTCGAGCAATCCGAGGAGCTGGCCGCGGAATCGTACGCCGCCGTCCGCAGGGTGTTTCCCGACGCTGACGATCACACGGCCTACGCTCGGGATATCGTGGGTGCGATCTTTGAGGCTGCCGACGAGGTAGACGCGAGCGCCATCGCGTATCGCTCCCGCGGTGGAAACCGGATCATGCAGTTTCTGTCGGGTGATCTCTCGATCAAGCTCGTTACGGGGGCCGACCGCCCCGTCATCGCACTGCCGCGGACGGATACGGACGAGTGA